The following are encoded in a window of Narcine bancroftii isolate sNarBan1 chromosome 2, sNarBan1.hap1, whole genome shotgun sequence genomic DNA:
- the LOC138754095 gene encoding scavenger receptor cysteine-rich domain-containing protein DMBT1-like: protein MNSKAVDVICKQLKCGPGKSLEVDAAKYGEGSGQIWLDELDCTSHESTLWQCQSSPWGHHDCQHKEDAAVACEEAQVLEESDWGKFCLKESESEIADLSLRLVGGSNSCSGRLEILWNNRSGTVCDDSWDLADADVVCRQLRCGPARWTPGAATIDNGHGDILLDEVKCTGSESLLSSCPSSQLGQHDCDHKEDVIVFCSDPILAATGSTNSGFNNSSIMVAVCITLGVLLIAEIIALMTIVQRRSERRDADYSDFINQIEYYTSDPSDGALLETEYPQENSSRVDGQ from the exons ATGAACTCGAAGGCTGTAGATGTGATCTGCAAACAACTAAAATGTGGACCCGGCAAATCACTTGAAGTTGATGCGGCGAAATATGGAGAAGGCTCTGGGCAAATATGGCTCGATGAGCTGGACTGTACATCGCACGAGTCGACCCTTTGGCAAtgtcaatcatccccttggggaCACCACGACTGTCAGCACAAGGAGGATGCAGCCGTTGCTTGTGAAG AAGCCCAAGTGCTGGAGGAATCCGACTGGGGAAAGTTCTGCCTtaaagaatcagaatcggaaATTGCAG ATCTGTCCTTACGGCTGGTTGGCGGTAGCAACAGTTGCTCCGGGAGGTTGGAGATACTGTGGAATAATCGTTCGGGCACTGTGTGTGACGACTCCTGGGATCTAGCCGATGCAGATGTAGTCTGCAGACAGTTGCGCTGTGGCCCTGCTCGTTGGACCCCAGGAGCGGCGACCATTGACAACGGCCACGGTGACATCTTGTTGGATGAAGTGAAATGTACAGGAAGTGAATCCCTTCTCTCCAGCTGCCCCTCCTCACAACTCGGCCAACACGACTGTGACCATAAGGAAGACGTCATTGTCTTTTGCTCTG ATCCAATTTTGGCGGCTACTGGCTCTACCAATTCAG GTTTTAACAATTCCTCCATCATGGTTGCTGTCTGCATCACCCTTGGGGTCCTCCTAATCGCCGAGATTATTGCGCTGATGACAATAGTGCAGAGAAGGTCGGAGAGACGAG ACGCCGATTACAGTGATTTCATCAATCAAATTGAATATTACACGAGCGACCCTTCAGATGGCGCTTTGCTGGAAACAGAATATCCTCAAGAAAACAGTTCTCGTGTTGATG gtcaataG